The following proteins are encoded in a genomic region of Acidimicrobiales bacterium:
- a CDS encoding type II toxin-antitoxin system RelE/ParE family toxin, with protein MEATLRALAAADIEAAVAYYRDEAGEQVALDFVDALESAISTLRDQPLIGSLRFAYELEIPDLRTWALEQFPYLVFYVPGVEHVDVWRVLHAKRDIPSVLVDDDGLGVTPG; from the coding sequence ATCGAGGCTGCGGTGGCGTACTACCGAGACGAGGCGGGTGAGCAGGTCGCGCTCGACTTCGTGGACGCGCTCGAGTCGGCGATCTCGACGCTGCGCGATCAGCCTTTGATCGGATCGCTCCGGTTCGCCTACGAGCTCGAGATCCCCGACCTCCGTACTTGGGCGCTCGAGCAGTTCCCGTACCTCGTCTTCTACGTGCCTGGTGTTGAGCACGTCGATGTGTGGCGGGTCCTCCACGCGAAGCGAGACATCCCCTCGGTGCTGGTCGACGACGACGGGCTGGGAGTGACGCCGGGCTGA
- a CDS encoding nitronate monooxygenase — MFDNRVTRLLGVEIPIVQAPMGWIARADLASAVSNAGAMGIIETSSGELDQIRIEIAKMRDLTDKPFGVNIAQAFVRDPAIVDFVADQGVRFVTTSAGSPTRYTAQLKEAGLTVFHVVPTLAAARKAVDAGVDGLVVEGGEGGGFKAPQPASTMVLLPLVCQSLDVPVIAAGGFLDGPTMAAALALGAEGIQLGTRMVATVESPIHANWKQAIVDAAETDTVFLNRHASPALRALRTDYSSALEFDTTTNAFAAFGDQPGVYFRGELDKGIALSGEVAGRIDAVRPVAEVIRECADDCLTVLADLAARYPAPPDAVSDEPAGSG, encoded by the coding sequence GTGTTCGACAACCGCGTGACCCGGCTGCTCGGGGTCGAGATCCCGATCGTGCAGGCGCCCATGGGGTGGATCGCCCGGGCCGACCTGGCCTCGGCGGTGTCCAACGCCGGCGCCATGGGCATCATCGAGACCTCGTCGGGCGAGCTCGACCAGATCCGGATCGAGATCGCCAAGATGCGCGACCTCACCGACAAACCCTTCGGCGTGAACATCGCCCAGGCCTTCGTGCGCGATCCCGCGATCGTCGACTTCGTGGCCGATCAGGGCGTGCGCTTCGTGACCACCTCGGCCGGCAGCCCGACCCGCTACACCGCGCAGCTCAAGGAGGCCGGGCTCACGGTCTTCCACGTGGTGCCCACGCTCGCTGCGGCGCGCAAGGCCGTGGACGCCGGCGTCGACGGCCTCGTGGTGGAAGGCGGCGAAGGCGGGGGCTTCAAGGCACCCCAGCCGGCGTCGACGATGGTGCTGCTGCCGCTCGTGTGCCAGTCGCTCGACGTTCCGGTGATCGCCGCCGGGGGCTTCCTGGACGGGCCGACGATGGCCGCCGCCCTCGCCCTCGGCGCCGAAGGCATCCAGCTCGGGACGCGCATGGTCGCGACGGTGGAGTCGCCCATCCACGCGAACTGGAAGCAGGCCATCGTCGACGCCGCCGAGACCGACACGGTCTTTCTCAACCGCCACGCCAGCCCTGCCCTGCGGGCGCTGCGCACCGACTACTCGTCGGCGCTCGAGTTCGACACCACCACCAACGCCTTCGCCGCCTTCGGCGACCAGCCCGGCGTCTATTTCCGGGGCGAGCTCGACAAGGGCATCGCCCTGTCGGGAGAGGTCGCCGGTCGCATCGACGCCGTGCGCCCCGTGGCCGAGGTCATCCGGGAGTGCGCCGACGACTGCCTCACCGTGCTCGCCGACCTCGCCGCTCGCTATCCCGCCCCGCCCGACGCCGTCTCTGACGAGCCGGCCGGCAGCGGATGA
- a CDS encoding cytochrome P450, which produces MTDLAEPTAVDLFDPDTFVDGPPHEYLTHLRATQPVFRQAMAEGDDAWVVLRHADLVHVAREPLVFSASLGGVVIEDLDPEALAMMRHMLLAMDPPPHADYRAPLSPHFGARVIGQLEGQIRAICKRIMAEAAERGDVEFVHDVCGALPSQVVGEIMGLPEEDWARIQRWAERQTSGQDPELAAVGEDEDENAMVAMAMYFIEFGARRRTEPIREDLTSLILATEFGRDDRAPEPMNDIDFGSFCVQLVTAGNDTTKTMLSSGLEALLQHPDQLAALRADPSLIPGAVEEILRWANPLHYFRRTASADTELSGVPIAEGEKVAMYYTSANRDEAVFADAQAFDIRRSPNPHLSFGIGEHFCLGAHLARLEGRVFFEELLAAFPAIEQTGDAVRVRSNLNNALKRLPVRLTPA; this is translated from the coding sequence GTGACCGACCTCGCCGAGCCCACCGCCGTCGACCTCTTCGACCCCGACACCTTCGTCGACGGCCCACCCCACGAGTACCTGACCCACCTGCGGGCCACCCAGCCGGTGTTCCGCCAGGCCATGGCCGAGGGCGACGACGCCTGGGTGGTGCTGCGCCACGCCGACCTCGTCCACGTCGCCCGTGAGCCGCTGGTGTTCTCGGCGTCGCTCGGTGGCGTGGTCATCGAGGACCTCGACCCCGAGGCCCTCGCCATGATGCGGCACATGCTGCTGGCCATGGACCCGCCGCCCCACGCGGACTACCGGGCGCCGCTCTCGCCGCACTTCGGCGCCCGGGTCATCGGACAGCTCGAAGGTCAGATCCGCGCCATCTGCAAGCGGATCATGGCCGAGGCCGCGGAGCGGGGGGACGTCGAGTTCGTGCACGACGTCTGCGGCGCCCTTCCTTCGCAGGTGGTGGGCGAAATCATGGGCCTGCCCGAGGAGGACTGGGCCCGCATCCAACGCTGGGCCGAGCGCCAGACCAGTGGTCAGGACCCCGAGCTCGCCGCGGTCGGCGAGGACGAGGACGAGAACGCCATGGTCGCGATGGCGATGTACTTCATCGAGTTCGGCGCCCGCCGGCGGACCGAGCCCATCCGTGAGGACCTGACCTCGCTGATCCTCGCCACCGAGTTCGGGCGCGACGACCGGGCCCCCGAGCCGATGAACGACATCGACTTCGGCAGCTTCTGCGTGCAGCTCGTCACCGCCGGCAACGACACCACCAAGACGATGCTCTCGTCGGGGCTCGAGGCACTGCTCCAGCACCCCGACCAACTGGCCGCGTTGCGGGCCGACCCGTCGCTCATCCCCGGCGCGGTCGAGGAGATCCTGCGGTGGGCCAACCCCCTCCACTACTTCCGTCGCACCGCCAGCGCCGACACCGAGCTCTCGGGCGTGCCCATCGCCGAGGGGGAGAAGGTGGCGATGTACTACACGTCGGCCAACCGGGACGAGGCCGTGTTCGCCGACGCCCAGGCCTTCGACATCCGCCGCAGCCCCAACCCGCACCTGTCGTTCGGGATCGGCGAGCACTTCTGCCTCGGCGCCCACCTGGCCCGGCTCGAGGGGCGGGTGTTCTTCGAGGAGCTGCTGGCTGCGTTTCCGGCCATCGAGCAGACGGGCGACGCCGTGCGCGTCCGCTCCAACCTCAACAACGCCCTCAAGCGCCTCCCCGTCCGCCTCACCCCCGCCTGA
- a CDS encoding SDR family oxidoreductase — protein MDRAQLDQLFDLSGRVAIVTGGTRGIGRAIAEGFAAAGADVVVASRKADACAETQAALEAMGGRALGVPTHLGEPDDLRALVDATVDRFGGVDIVVNNAATALAQMIEDITPEAWEKVFDVNLRGPVLLVQAAIPHLRASEHGSVINVVSVGAFLFSTYTSMYASAKAGLLQYTRSMAAELAPDGIRVNALAPGTVDTDMVRANPPEAQERMANAALLRRAAQPDELVGPALLLASDAGSFVTGQCLVVDGGLAPR, from the coding sequence ATGGACCGGGCGCAACTCGACCAGCTCTTCGACCTTTCCGGCCGGGTGGCCATCGTCACCGGGGGCACCCGGGGTATCGGGCGCGCCATCGCCGAAGGCTTCGCCGCCGCCGGCGCCGACGTGGTGGTGGCGAGCCGCAAGGCCGACGCCTGCGCGGAGACCCAGGCGGCGCTGGAGGCCATGGGCGGGCGGGCGTTGGGCGTCCCCACCCACCTCGGTGAGCCCGACGACCTGCGGGCCCTCGTCGACGCGACCGTCGACCGGTTCGGCGGCGTCGACATCGTGGTCAACAACGCCGCCACCGCCCTCGCCCAGATGATCGAGGACATCACCCCCGAAGCGTGGGAGAAGGTCTTCGACGTGAACCTGCGCGGACCGGTGCTGCTCGTCCAGGCGGCCATCCCCCACCTGCGCGCCAGCGAGCACGGATCGGTGATCAACGTCGTCTCCGTCGGCGCCTTCCTCTTCTCCACCTACACGTCGATGTACGCCAGCGCGAAGGCGGGGCTCCTGCAGTACACCCGCTCGATGGCCGCCGAGCTCGCCCCCGACGGCATCCGGGTCAACGCGCTCGCCCCCGGCACGGTCGACACCGACATGGTGCGGGCCAACCCGCCCGAGGCCCAGGAGCGCATGGCCAACGCCGCCCTGCTGCGGCGCGCCGCCCAACCCGACGAGCTCGTGGGCCCGGCCCTGCTACTGGCCTCCGACGCCGGGAGCTTCGTCACCGGCCAGTGCCTGGTGGTCGACGGCGGCCTCGCCCCACGCTGA
- a CDS encoding LLM class F420-dependent oxidoreductase, with protein MHHWVTYPLIRHPHNPAFVAGEGLTRFARAAEAAGFSGIAFTDHPAPSDKWLNAGGHDALDPFAALSFVAGVTSTLRLIPNIVVLPYRNPFLVAKAAATIDALSGGRFTLSVATGYLRSEYRALGVDFERRNELFDEALEVLKGVWTTDAFAYEGSGFTAGGVSANPKPAHVPIWIGGNSALTRRRVARSADGWNPFPAPAALARTARTTPLQTLDDLAPMLDHLRRETEANGRDPATIDVSFTTGLPGAGSPDFSADAQLTALAELAAVGVTWCSTGVPDDSMDAAVEALERYGAEVIARQ; from the coding sequence ATGCACCACTGGGTCACCTACCCCCTGATCCGCCACCCTCACAACCCCGCCTTCGTGGCCGGGGAGGGCCTGACCCGCTTCGCACGGGCCGCCGAGGCGGCGGGCTTCTCGGGCATCGCCTTCACCGACCACCCCGCCCCGTCGGACAAGTGGCTCAACGCCGGCGGCCACGACGCCCTCGACCCCTTCGCGGCCCTGTCCTTCGTGGCGGGGGTGACGAGCACCCTCCGACTGATCCCCAACATCGTGGTGCTGCCCTACCGCAACCCGTTCCTGGTGGCGAAGGCGGCCGCCACCATCGACGCCCTGAGCGGCGGTCGCTTCACCCTCTCGGTGGCCACCGGCTACCTGCGCAGCGAGTACCGCGCCCTCGGCGTGGACTTCGAGCGCCGCAACGAACTCTTCGACGAGGCCCTCGAGGTGCTGAAGGGCGTGTGGACCACCGACGCCTTCGCCTACGAGGGCAGCGGCTTCACCGCCGGCGGCGTGAGCGCCAACCCGAAGCCGGCCCACGTCCCGATCTGGATCGGGGGCAACAGCGCCCTGACCCGGCGGCGGGTGGCCCGGTCGGCCGACGGCTGGAACCCCTTCCCGGCGCCGGCGGCGCTGGCCCGCACCGCCCGCACCACCCCGCTCCAGACCCTCGACGACCTCGCCCCGATGCTCGACCACCTGCGTCGGGAGACCGAGGCGAACGGACGCGACCCCGCCACCATCGACGTGTCGTTCACCACGGGCCTCCCGGGCGCGGGCAGCCCCGACTTCTCCGCCGACGCCCAGCTCACCGCGCTGGCCGAGCTCGCCGCCGTCGGCGTGACGTGGTGCTCGACCGGCGTGCCCGACGACTCGATGGACGCCGCCGTCGAGGCCCTCGAGCGCTACGGCGCCGAGGTCATCGCCCGCCAGTAG
- a CDS encoding DUF1295 domain-containing protein — translation MDYVSVFAASAGAIAALMVGTWLVSLPLRNASIVDIVWGLGFVVVAWVSYLVGDGVETRRLLLAAMVSVWGLRLAGYLLWRNAGKGEDFRYQAMRRKAGSSFALKSLVTVFALQGVIMWVVSLPVQVASVPDSPESIGVLGVAGVVVWAVGLFFEATGDWQLARFKADPANAGQVMDRGLWRYTRHPNYFGDFCVWWGIWLVAAATGVGALAVVGPLVMSVFLMRVSGVPMLERTIGKRRPGYEDYVRRTNSFFPGPPKPAAPSGGDGAS, via the coding sequence GTGGACTACGTGAGCGTCTTCGCCGCCAGTGCCGGCGCCATCGCCGCGCTGATGGTGGGCACCTGGCTGGTGTCGCTGCCCCTCCGCAACGCCAGCATCGTGGACATCGTGTGGGGTCTCGGCTTCGTGGTCGTGGCCTGGGTCTCCTATCTCGTCGGCGACGGGGTCGAGACCCGCCGTCTGCTCCTGGCCGCGATGGTCTCGGTCTGGGGCCTCCGCCTCGCCGGCTACCTGCTCTGGCGCAACGCCGGCAAGGGCGAGGACTTCCGCTATCAGGCCATGCGCCGCAAGGCCGGCAGCAGCTTCGCACTGAAGAGCCTCGTCACCGTGTTCGCGTTGCAGGGCGTGATCATGTGGGTGGTGAGCCTGCCGGTGCAGGTCGCCTCGGTGCCGGACTCACCCGAGTCCATCGGCGTCCTCGGCGTCGCCGGCGTCGTGGTGTGGGCCGTCGGGCTCTTCTTCGAGGCCACCGGCGACTGGCAGCTCGCCCGCTTCAAGGCGGACCCCGCCAACGCCGGCCAGGTGATGGACCGGGGGCTGTGGCGCTACACGCGCCACCCCAACTACTTCGGCGACTTCTGCGTCTGGTGGGGCATCTGGCTGGTGGCCGCGGCGACCGGTGTCGGCGCGCTCGCCGTCGTCGGTCCGCTCGTCATGTCGGTGTTCCTGATGCGGGTGTCGGGCGTGCCCATGCTCGAGCGGACCATCGGGAAGCGCCGACCGGGCTACGAGGACTACGTCCGGCGCACCAACAGCTTCTTCCCCGGGCCACCGAAGCCCGCCGCGCCCAGCGGAGGCGATGGGGCAAGCTGA
- a CDS encoding GMC family oxidoreductase, with protein sequence MDPLGTHTHYDVLVIGSGFGGSVTALRLTEKGYKVGVLECGKRLGKGDFPKTNWNLRKFLWMPKLGLRGIQRISMLRDVMVLSGAGVGGGSLVYANTLYEPLPPFYTDRQWGHITDWRDELAPHYDQAKRMLGVNEVPFDTPADEVMHELAERFDVADTYHRTPVGVFFGEPGETVPDPYFGGEGPERTGCNHCGGCMVGCRFGAKNSLDRNYLYLAEKNGAEVHPDRLAVDVTPKPGGGYRVRTVRPGAWARKRQKTFTADQVVFSAGVLGTLKLLLKLKEQGSLPRLSDRLGDVVRTNSEAILVAVANDTEVDYSQGVAITSSIHVDDQTHIEPVRYSPGSNAMGTLTTILVDGGGRVPRQVRFAYQVLRHPGAFLRSMSVRRWSERGVILLVMQTLDNSLRVFRKGNVLWTAQGHGEPNPTYIPVANEAARATAEIIGGEPRGAWNEALLDVPTTAHILGGACIGDSAETGVIDPYHRIYGHPGLHVADASAISANLGVNPSLTITAMTERAMARWPNKGEADPRPPLGEDYEAVAPVAPASPAVPVGAPAALTIISR encoded by the coding sequence ATGGACCCACTCGGCACGCACACCCACTACGACGTGCTGGTGATCGGCAGCGGCTTCGGCGGCAGCGTCACCGCCCTCCGCCTCACCGAGAAGGGCTACAAGGTCGGCGTGCTCGAGTGCGGCAAGCGCCTCGGCAAGGGCGACTTCCCGAAGACCAACTGGAACCTGCGCAAGTTCCTCTGGATGCCCAAGCTCGGTCTCCGGGGCATCCAGCGCATCTCGATGCTCCGCGACGTCATGGTGCTGTCCGGCGCCGGCGTGGGCGGCGGGTCGCTGGTCTACGCCAACACGCTCTACGAGCCGCTCCCGCCCTTCTACACCGATCGCCAGTGGGGCCACATCACCGACTGGAGAGACGAGCTCGCTCCCCACTACGACCAGGCCAAGCGCATGCTCGGGGTCAACGAGGTGCCGTTCGACACGCCCGCCGACGAGGTCATGCACGAGCTGGCCGAGCGCTTCGACGTGGCCGACACCTATCACCGCACCCCGGTGGGCGTGTTCTTCGGTGAGCCGGGGGAGACCGTTCCCGACCCGTACTTCGGCGGCGAGGGCCCCGAGCGCACCGGGTGCAACCACTGCGGCGGCTGCATGGTCGGCTGCCGCTTCGGCGCGAAGAACAGCCTCGACCGCAACTACCTGTATCTGGCCGAGAAGAACGGCGCCGAGGTCCACCCCGACCGTCTCGCCGTCGACGTCACCCCGAAGCCCGGCGGCGGCTACCGGGTGCGCACCGTCCGCCCCGGTGCCTGGGCCCGCAAGCGCCAGAAGACCTTCACCGCGGACCAGGTCGTGTTCTCCGCCGGCGTGCTCGGCACCCTCAAGCTGCTCCTCAAGCTCAAGGAGCAGGGCAGCCTGCCCCGCCTCTCGGACCGCCTCGGCGACGTGGTGCGCACCAACTCCGAGGCCATCCTCGTGGCGGTCGCCAACGACACCGAGGTCGACTACTCGCAGGGCGTGGCCATCACCTCGTCCATCCACGTCGACGACCAGACCCACATCGAGCCGGTCCGCTACTCGCCGGGCAGCAACGCCATGGGCACCCTCACCACGATCCTGGTCGACGGCGGAGGCCGGGTGCCGCGCCAGGTGCGCTTCGCCTACCAGGTGCTGCGCCACCCGGGGGCGTTCCTGCGCTCGATGTCGGTCCGGCGGTGGTCCGAGCGGGGCGTGATCCTGCTCGTGATGCAGACCCTGGACAACAGCCTCCGGGTCTTCCGCAAGGGCAACGTGCTGTGGACCGCCCAGGGCCACGGCGAGCCGAACCCCACCTACATCCCGGTGGCCAACGAGGCCGCCCGGGCGACCGCCGAGATCATCGGCGGCGAGCCGAGGGGCGCCTGGAACGAGGCGTTGCTCGACGTGCCCACCACCGCGCACATCCTCGGCGGCGCCTGCATCGGCGACTCCGCCGAGACCGGCGTGATCGACCCGTACCACCGCATCTACGGCCACCCCGGCCTGCACGTGGCCGACGCGTCGGCCATCAGCGCCAACCTCGGGGTGAACCCGTCGCTGACCATCACGGCCATGACCGAGCGGGCCATGGCCCGCTGG